The following proteins come from a genomic window of Nostoc sp. ATCC 53789:
- a CDS encoding ribose-phosphate pyrophosphokinase, translating into MNSNRGSAVLSSATFKVQASTTGMTDNHRLRLFSGSANLQLSQEVARYVGMDLGPMIRKRFADGELYVQIQESIRGCDVYLIQPCCQPVNDHLMELLIMVDACRRASARQVTAVIPYYGYARADRKTAGRESITAKLVANLITEAGANRVLAMDLHSAQIQGYFDIPFDHVYGSPVLLDYLASKQLPDLVVVSPDVGGVARARAFAKKLNDAPLAIIDKRRQAHNVAEVLNIIGDVKGKTAVLVDDMIDTGGTIAEGARLLREEGARQVYACATHAVFSPPAMERLSSGLFEEVIVTNTIPIPENNRFPQLVVLSVANLLGETIWRIHEDTSVSSMFR; encoded by the coding sequence ATGAATTCAAATAGAGGATCTGCTGTTCTTAGTTCTGCAACTTTCAAAGTGCAAGCATCTACAACAGGAATGACTGATAATCATCGCTTGCGGCTGTTTTCGGGCTCTGCCAATTTACAGCTGTCTCAAGAAGTCGCTCGTTATGTCGGGATGGACTTGGGCCCAATGATTCGCAAAAGATTTGCGGATGGAGAACTTTACGTTCAAATCCAAGAATCCATTCGGGGTTGTGATGTCTATTTAATTCAGCCATGCTGTCAACCCGTGAACGATCATTTGATGGAATTATTGATTATGGTTGATGCCTGTCGTCGAGCTTCGGCGCGACAGGTGACGGCAGTAATTCCCTACTATGGCTATGCTCGTGCCGATCGCAAAACGGCAGGACGAGAGTCTATCACTGCCAAGCTGGTTGCTAACTTGATCACCGAAGCAGGTGCCAACCGCGTTCTAGCAATGGATTTACACTCGGCGCAAATTCAAGGCTATTTTGATATTCCTTTTGACCATGTTTACGGTTCTCCAGTATTGCTGGATTATCTAGCAAGCAAGCAATTGCCCGACCTTGTGGTTGTTTCCCCCGATGTTGGCGGTGTAGCACGAGCCAGAGCATTTGCCAAAAAACTAAATGATGCTCCCCTGGCGATTATTGACAAGCGTCGTCAGGCACATAATGTTGCAGAAGTGTTAAATATCATCGGCGATGTTAAAGGCAAAACGGCAGTGTTGGTGGATGACATGATCGACACTGGCGGCACGATCGCAGAAGGGGCGCGATTATTGCGTGAAGAAGGAGCGCGTCAGGTATACGCCTGTGCAACTCATGCGGTATTTTCCCCACCAGCGATGGAGCGATTATCCAGTGGTTTGTTTGAGGAAGTCATTGTCACCAATACGATCCCCATACCAGAAAACAATCGTTTTCCTCAACTAGTGGTGTTGTCAGTAGCTAATCTCTTAGGAGAAACTATCTGGCGGATTCATGAAGATACTTCAGTTAGTAGTATGTTCCGCTAA